From one Lotus japonicus ecotype B-129 chromosome 3, LjGifu_v1.2 genomic stretch:
- the LOC130744534 gene encoding uncharacterized protein LOC130744534 — protein sequence MRVLSYNIRGIGSSAKGRIIRNLLSIEKIDFACFQETKIGLIDASFCQRLWGNEECEYLYSPAINRGGGLLCIWRKGNFVVEESNCNPRWIYLKGKWGGSGETYAFINVYAPCSSEEKRQLWGELVNCRRRSAADCWCVLGYFNSVRDPNERKGITNDTSVSRRDTEFFNDFIHSMELVDVPMTGRRFTWFRPNGSAMSRLDRCLISLEWLALWPHSVQHILDRDISDHCPVVLKHLNQEWGPKPFRVLNCWHSDIRFRKFVEES from the coding sequence ATGAGAGTTCTAAGTTACAATATCAGAGGGATCGGGAGCAGTGCAAAGGGAAGAATCATTAGAAATCTTCTTTccattgagaagattgattttgCCTGTTTCCAGGAGACTAAAATTGGACTGATTGATGCATCTTTTTGTCAAAGGCTTTGGGGGAATGAGGAGTGCGAATATTTGTATTCTCCTGCTATAAATAGAGGTGGCGGCTTATTGTGTATTTGGAGGAAAGGGAACTTTGTGGTGGAGGAAAGCAACTGCAATCCTAGATGGatttatttaaaaggaaagtGGGGTGGAAGTGGGGAAACTTATGCATTCATAAATGTCTATGCTCCGTGTAGTTCAGAGGAGAAGCGTCAATTATGGGGAGAACTTGTGAATTGCAGAAGGCGATCTGCGGCTGATTGTTGGTGTGTTCTTGGATATTTCAATTCTGTTAGAGATCCGAACGAAAGGAAAGGGATTACAAATGATACATCTGTTTCGCGAAGAGATACTGAATTTTTTAATGACTTTATCCACTCTATGGAGCTTGTTGATGTGCCAATGACTGGAAGAAGGTTTACTTGGTTTAGGCCTAATGGCTCGGCGATGAGCCGTCTTGATAGATGTTTGATCTCGCTTGAATGGCTTGCTCTGTGGCCACATAGTGTCCAACATATTTTGGATCGTGACATCTCTGATCACTGTCCAGTTGTATTGAAGCACCTGAACCAGGAATGGGGCCCTAAACCATTCCGTGTACTTAACTGTTGGCATTCAGATATCAGATTCCGTAAGTTTGTAGAGGAGAGTTGA